GAATACTTCACGAAACCCTTAAGAGGCTACAGTCACCATCCCCACGTATGACTTAAATATTTGAGATATGCAAGGCAGCTGAGAATGGACACACAGGCAAAGAAGTCAGTGGTTCAGTGCGGGGACAGAATGGCGAGTTGAGTAGGAAAGGCTGGCTTGAGAATGTGCACAAAAGAAGTCTATTGATTCCATCCAGACTTTGAAATCAACAGCAGTTGAAAATTAACATGTGAGAAAATCTATTGCGCAAAGTCCTACTCATACAGTGAATCAAATACCAGAATGCAGTGAGCTTTGGATCAGCCACTGACACTGAATTGTAGCTACAGGTTAGGTATGAGCGATGGGTCAAAGTCTCCAGGTCATGTGGTGCTTACCAACTTTCTTTTGTAAATAGACAGGGATGCACCTTTTTCCTAGCACAGAGACACGCAACGGCATATCTGTAGGCACCCATATTAACATAGGAAGTCACAAACATCAGGTGTATACCCAGAAAACAGCCCCCAATCCCATCTTGGTACAAGTAACTCACCTTGCTCCTCCTGAGAAGGGCAAGAAAGCATGGCTGTGTCGGGCAGAACCCGGTGCAAACCGTGAAGGGTCAAACTCCTGCAGAGGGAGCACCAGGACTAGGACAGGTGTGGTCAAGCCCCTCCTTCCTATCAACCAGCCACCAGATGGACCACCCAGAGATGGGACAGGAGGATGCATTGGTCTGGAGAGCtcatcccagcccctcctcccaagGCCATCATACCTCTGGGTTTGGCCACACATTCGGGTTGTGGTGAAGGGCATAAATGGAGAGGGACACCTGGAATCCTgtgggagacaagagagaagatGGATCATATCCATGCCACGAGGAGTCATGTGCATGCACAAACAGCCTGGAAGCCACAGTGAAAGCCACTGCTCATCATTGTGAGTGGAATGACTGTGTTGCAAGAGAGATGGGGTGGACCAGGAAAGCACCCGTACACTCATTACTAGAGAACCATGCCTGGGCTGAGAAATAGGAAAGAACAGGAGGCTTACTTTTTGGAACAACTCAAGTGACAGAAAACTCACATTTATCAAGTAGCATCCATAGGCCCTTGGGTAATATGCACgaactcattcaatcctcacaacaaccctccaGTGAAGGCACTCATGTCCCCATTGTCCATATCAGGCACCTAGAGTCTCAGAGAGGCTAAGCTACTTGCCTATATCCACACAGCTAGGGTGTGGCAGGCCTGGAGTTCAGATCAGAGGTGAGCCAACGGTGGCCTCCAACCATGGCTGGATTCTCAGATCTGGTCATCAGGTACTCTCTGCCACCAATCTGAGGGCTCCCCACTGACTGGACTGTCAAAATAATGACAGTGGATTCCCTGATCTGCTTCAATGACTCGACcccacagggaaggaaaaacagcTCTGTCTGGCCCAGAGGGATTTTCTCTCTAGCCATCAAATCTCTGGATATTAGAAGTTTATGCTAATTTTGAAGCCCCTTGCTGAAGTCAACACCTCCTTTTAGAGAAGATGCAATGTATTGAGtcgtttttattttaactgataTGTATATAGTTGTTTGCATTTGTCACAAAAGGGTTATCCAAATGTCATGTCAAATCTTCAGGATACTCAAATAGATACGACAGCGAAGACAGAATTGGTCCATGAGTTTAGACTTGGAGTCAGGAACTGGAGTATGCAGTTTTAAATCAGAGAATGTCAGTGCCTTCAGTGGGAATGCTGTAGCGTCACAAAACAATGGGATCTCATGGTAATAGACTGTTTCTGTTGAATAAGTTTGGAAACTTAGGATTCTGTTCTTTTGAGATCTTAGAATTGAGATGCACCTTACAGGTTATTTGGGAGAATAAACCTAAATAGAATATATTCTCCATAGATAGGAAGGGGAAGTAACCTTTATGACACTTTGGCAGTGCTCTGGCTCTGTGTCAGGCATTTTCTATCCTCATACAAACTAAAGAGTAAGTGTCCATTTATGAATGAAAGATGACCAGAGTGATTGAGAACTGTCACATGACATGTGGACCACTGACGTCCCATGTGTTCCTGCAGAGTTGCTGTGTGAGTGTGGTGACCTTCATACCTTTGGGTAAGGAACGTCCATCAGGGAAAGTGATGGGCTTGTTGAGCACTCTGCCAATGCCTGGAATTGGTGGATAGAGTCGCAGTGCCTCTTTAATGCACATGGTGGTGTAAGGCATCTGGTCTAGGTGGTCCCTGAAACGAAGCTACCCTGAAGGACAGGCAAGACTCTGCCAAGCAGGAAATTCTCCAGTTGAGTGGGCTGGGCAATCCCATCTCGTGAGCACTCACCAGGTGATGGAGGTACCATCCCCCAGGAGACTCTGGACTTCCTCCCGGCACCTCTGCTGATGCTCAGGGTGCGTGGCCAGGGCATAGAGGATCCAGGAGATGCCACTGGCTGTGGTGTCATGGCCCTCAAACATGAACGTGTCCACTTCGGCACGGAGGTCCTTGTCAGACAAGCTGCTGCTGTCCTCCATCTGGGAAGATTGGTGACACAGCAGGATTTGTCTCCCTCCTCCAAGCTTGTGGGCAAAGCCTcatgcctcccctgctcacactcactctggCAAAGAGGAGGATGTCCAGGAAGTCCAAGTGCCTCTTGCTCCTGACCTTCTCCAGAtctccctcctcctgcagctGAGCCTTCCTCAGCTTGATCACTCGGTCTGTCCCAGAACAGTGTTCCCTGGCAGAGCTGAGAGCTCTGGGTGCCCAGATACAGCTACCCCCTTGGCCCACCTACCCCCAGCTGTCCCAGCCTGGGTGCCATTTGGATCAGGAGGAGAGTGGTAATAGGTGTACGTGTCAGGGTGAGAGCTGTAGCACCATGTGCTTGCGGGTTGGGTCGCCACTCAACAGCACATCCCAGAGAGACACTGTTTGAATGCCATTGGCAGGGAGTTTCATTCAACCTTCACCCACATGATGACAAATATCAGCTCAGGCACAGCACTGGCATCCTAAAACCTGCACCAGGGGGGTACCCAGTGTGGGTGTGTCCCAACCTCTGGAGGGGCCTTGGAGGGACAGAGCTCTGCCTGAGTGTTTGGGGCCAATCCCTTTGGGATGTCTCTGAAGAAGGAGGCGAGCTGCCTAGGGGCTAGAGTCCAACCTGTATGTTGATGGGCAATCTGGCAGGCCCGGTGGTTCCAACGGCCTTCAGGGGTCAGCCTATAAATGATGTCATCCTGGTGGAAAACATTCCTCACTCGGGAAAAAAACAGGTTGCTCAGGTCTTGAATGGCCTGGATGTAGGACTGGGAGATCCTGAATGGGAAGGATGCAAAAGGACCTAAGTGGTGGCAGGCATCTGCCCTGGAGTGGATTGGGGCTGTGGGTGAGGGTTCCTCAATCAGTGGGACAGGTATCCGAGGCATTCACCATTTCTTTCTTACGCTCTTGAGACCCTCAGCCCTTTGCGAGGGACATAGACAGCCAAGTTTTTCCCTGTGGCAAGGATCAGGGATCTGTGCCTAATGAAGGTGTGGTGTGGGCTGAATTTGACTGTGGCCTGGAGCTCTCTGCACAATGTTGCTGTTGTTGATGGGAAACACCCAAGCTGCCTTACCTACCTCCCAGGATAAGTCCATGCCAGTTGGTAGGAAATAGGGCCTGGTGCCTGAGAATTTCACTGACCTGTCTGCTTGGTGGCTGCCCTGGTAGCTGAAGGTGCACTTCATAATGGTGTCCAAGGTCATCAAGGAGACATGCTCAAAGATCTCCACATATGAGTTCTGTGTGATGAGGTCCTCCCATTTGTCCTGTGATGTAGGGACACATTAATCCTCTACTCCTCCAGAAGGCCCATGCTGACAATGCTAGACTCTCTCTTCTGATGGGATGTCCTCTCTTTCTAAAGTGGCTGTGTTTTTAGCATTTTAGGAAATATAGCAAATAAGTGTTTGTAATGTGATGAGTATTTTCACAGAAACTTTTGCTATGTAATTAATCATGATCTCTCTTAACTTAGGAGCAAGTTATGGCACTAACCACCTTTTAGAAGAACACAAAATGTTTCTAAGGGTCAAAAGGTGGACGTTTTCTGCCGTTTGGTCTACACAAAAGAAACAAGTCAAGTCCCACGTTAGGGAGCAAGCGTCAAGGCAGGAGAAAGGCTAAGGGATCAGTACCAGGATTCCTAAGGAAGGGATATCAGGGACCacatttccttttgttcatcAAATGTCAGCTGAGCACAGTTAGTGAGAAATAAGATTCTGCCCAGAGGTGGTATGATGGTGCAACCCAGACCTGGGGGTTGAGACCTGGTCTCCATTTCCCTCCATGGAGTGGCTAAAATCCATGCAGAAACCTTcagccccagcccagagcccatgtCAGTGACATCCTGAAGCTGCTACTGCCAGGCCAGCCAGGGTCACTTGTCCTGTTGTCCAGGGGGATTGACTGCTCTTCCTATCCAAGCCAAAGACATCAAGTGGGGAGGAGAATGGACCCTGGATCCACCATGACTCTCTCTTTTGTTGGCAATGAGCACAGAGTGGAGGCAAGCTTGTGCCTGGAACTTTCCTGTCCCATCCACCCTGGGGAGCCCTGTCTCCTAGTAAGATATAAGTGCTGTGCCTGATGGATGTCTGTGGGACACACATGCCTGAGAGTGGGCTCTGAGAACTGTGCTATGGGTGTGAGTGTGCAGGTGAGCGCGGGACGGACTTACCAGCATCACGCGGACAGAGTCATCcatgagccccacgtagggcttcAGG
The window above is part of the Prionailurus bengalensis isolate Pbe53 chromosome C1, Fcat_Pben_1.1_paternal_pri, whole genome shotgun sequence genome. Proteins encoded here:
- the LOC122480467 gene encoding cytochrome P450 4A11-like, with protein sequence MSVSVLSLTRPLGSVSGLLQVASLLGLALLLLKAAQLYLHRQWLLKAVQHFPSPPSHWLFGDIQEFQDGQELQGLQKRAEKYPCASPRWLWGSKVTLIVYDPDYMKVILGRSDPKSHGFYRFLAPWIGYGLLLLNGQMWFQHRRMLTPAFHYGILKPYVGLMDDSVRVMLDKWEDLITQNSYVEIFEHVSLMTLDTIMKCTFSYQGSHQADRISQSYIQAIQDLSNLFFSRVRNVFHQDDIIYRLTPEGRWNHRACQIAHQHTDRVIKLRKAQLQEEGDLEKVRSKRHLDFLDILLFARMEDSSSLSDKDLRAEVDTFMFEGHDTTASGISWILYALATHPEHQQRCREEVQSLLGDGTSITWDHLDQMPYTTMCIKEALRLYPPIPGIGRVLNKPITFPDGRSLPKGFQVSLSIYALHHNPNVWPNPEEFDPSRFAPGSARHSHAFLPFSGGARNCIGKQFAMNEMKVAVALTLLRFELAPDPSRVPVSWPRIVLRSKNGIHLHLRKLL